In the Brevundimonas sp. LM2 genome, GCGAATAGTCCTGGCACTCGAGGCTCGGCCGGTAGTGCTCGGCGGCCGGGGCGTTGGCGTTGTAGATCTCGGGACGATAGATCTTCTGGAAGGTCTCCATCGTGCTGATCGTGCTGGCCAGCTCGAGATCGGTGTAGTCGTCCGTCAGCGCGCCGACGTGGTAGAAGGCCAGGGGCGCGACGCTGTTCCTGGGCATGAAGTAGCGGGCCTTCATCCCCATTTTCGAGAAATACCGATCAGTCGGCGAGACTTCGTCGTTCCCATACTCGAGCCCCAGCACCGGGTGCTCATCACCCGTACGGTTATAGGTCTTGTTGCTCGACACACTCAGGCAGATGACCGGCGGCTTGGCGAAACTGTCCCGGTAGGCGGCTGATTTGAGGAAGTGTTTGAACAGGTTTCCGTGCAGATCGCCGAAGTCTTCCGGCGCGCCTGTGTCCGGATGGGCCTTCAGGTGCGCCGGCAGGACCACGCTGAAATCATAGTCGCGCACGTAGGAGGAGAAGTTGTTGCCCACGATGCCTTCAATCCGCTCGCCCGTCTGTCGGTCGAGGATGAGGGTTTGAAGGATTTCGATCAGCGGGAAGGCGTCGTTGGTCTCCGCGGACACCGTCATCTCGACGGAGATGATGTCCAGTTTCACCGCGTAACGGTCCCCCTGGGGATTGCCCTGATGCATCAGCGAGTTGAAGCGGTTGTCGATCATCCGCAAGGTGTTGCGCAGGTTGTCCTGCCGGCGCTCGCCCCGGGCCAGGTTGGCGAAGTTGGTCGTGATCCGCGTGCTCTCGGCCGGACGATAATCCTCGTCGAGCGCGGTGCGCCGGATGGCGAAGGTGAATGCGGTCTGGAGCATGGTCTCTGCCGTGGTGCTGTGGCGAGACAGCGGGCAGGGACGCGCGACCGCTCGCGCGGACTCGTCCCGTCGCGGCGCTCATGCGACCTGACCGGACACCCCGCCGGAGGACGTTATCTGTCGGGGCAGGTCTCCTGGCTCACGGGTCACGGCTTCCGGTCCGGCCTTCCCGGGGCGGACCCCAGTGACACGAAATGGACCTTCGGCTCGCCGCTTACAGTTGCGGGGGCAGCGCCGGCATCGAACCGGCTTCCCTCTTAGCTCCGCGCCGCCCGAGGACGACGCGCAGACCACGACAAGCCTTATCAGAGCCCTCCGCTGCGGCCGTGTCAACAATCATATAAAGATATCCTTATATGATCTCGGCCTGAAGCGACGAGGGATACATCCTGGGCGGCAACGATCCAGGGCAGTTCGCGTTCGGATAGTCCAATCCGGCGGCCTCGACCTGACCTCCGCCTTCAAGGACCTAGCCGACGTGTTCGATGCCGATCCCCAAGCTGCCGACCGGGCGTTCGAGGCGTCCGTGGTCCAAGGCCTGTCGCAGGCACCCCGCCGGATCCCCAGCAAATGGCTGTACGACGATGTCGGCGCGGCGTTGTTCGAGGGGATCGTGGCCTCGGACGGCTATTATGTCGCTCGGGCCGAAAGGGCGATCCTGGACGCCTGCGGGCCGAGGCTGGGGGAGACCCTGGGGTCGGACGTCACCCTGGTGGAACTGGGGAGTGGCGCGAGCGTCAAGGTGCGCAGCCTGCTGGACACCATCCCCGGGCTGAAGCGCTACGTGCCGCTGGAAATCTCGGAAGCCCAGCTTGTGGAGGCCGCCGAGGCGATCCGGGCGGACTATCCCGCGATCGAAGTCCTGCCCCTGGTGGCGGACTATACTCAGGACGTCGTGCTGCCGGACGGAGTGGGCGACGGGCCGACGGT is a window encoding:
- a CDS encoding DUF1852 domain-containing protein, which translates into the protein MLQTAFTFAIRRTALDEDYRPAESTRITTNFANLARGERRQDNLRNTLRMIDNRFNSLMHQGNPQGDRYAVKLDIISVEMTVSAETNDAFPLIEILQTLILDRQTGERIEGIVGNNFSSYVRDYDFSVVLPAHLKAHPDTGAPEDFGDLHGNLFKHFLKSAAYRDSFAKPPVICLSVSSNKTYNRTGDEHPVLGLEYGNDEVSPTDRYFSKMGMKARYFMPRNSVAPLAFYHVGALTDDYTDLELASTISTMETFQKIYRPEIYNANAPAAEHYRPSLECQDYSLTRIVYDREERSRLAVEQGRFVEERLIKPYRAVLDRWSADFAA